In Oncorhynchus clarkii lewisi isolate Uvic-CL-2024 chromosome 24, UVic_Ocla_1.0, whole genome shotgun sequence, one DNA window encodes the following:
- the LOC139383111 gene encoding heat shock protein beta-7-like, whose amino-acid sequence MALTSSSSSRSSSSSFRSSACYSSSSTYRSEESGGGAGDPLFEPFLEAAGVGPQSLFGEEGDVAPLCLAPFSRHCKDSYGHPGLTSGTVTGRPASMGMVRSLGESYYMSADVSQFEPHDIVLMAYNHNIVIHAEKVLEDGSVSDTFTHKTLLPEDMDPLSVSGTLTPEGMLVVSVMRIPTMRVMEPPTPPAYRSEAHL is encoded by the exons ATGGCTCTGACCAGCTCTTCATCCAGccgttcctcctcttcctcgttcCGCTCGTCAGCCTGCTACAGCAGTTCCAGCACCTACCGGTCAGAGGAGTCTGGCGGTGGGGCGGGGGACCCCCTGTTTGAGCCTTTCCTGGAGGCAGCAGGGGTGGGACCCCAAAGCCTgtttggagaggagggggatgtggCCCCCTTGTGTCTGGCCCCCTTCAGCCGACACTGCAAAGACTCTTACGGGCACCCAG GCCTAACAAGTGGCACTGTGACAGGTCGTCCTGCCAGTATGGGCATGGTCAGATCGTTGGGGGAAAGTTACTACATGTCAGCTGACGTCAGTCAGTTTGAACCTCATGACATAGTGTTGATGGCCTACAACCACAACATAGTCATCCACGCTGAAAAG GTGTTGGAGGATGGGAGTGTCAGTGATACTTTTACCCATAAGACCCTGCTACCGGAGGACATGGACCCCCTGTCGGTCAGTGGCACACTGACCCCTGAGGGCATGCTGGTGGTCAGTGTCATGAGGATCCCCACTATGAGGGTTATGGAGCCTCCTACACCCCCTGCATATCGCTCTGAGGCACACCTCTGA